aatcGTAGGAGTTTGTAGTTTGTCTGTTTAATTCGTATCAGATGACACGTGTATAATGAACCTTAAGGGTTCATTTCTCTGTTGGTAGTGTAAACTGAAGAAAATGACTGAGGCAAGTCTCAATCGATTTAGAGGTttgttttgccaaggttgaggatgtgccaaggaaaaagagacaaaagTTACAGTAGAATCTGTGGCTTATGCTTTTCCAAAAGGGGTTTTGAGGACTTCAGTGTATAAAGGGGAGAGAACAGcaggaggggaaagaggaaagaaaaaaaaaggagggtagGTAATGAGATAAGCGATCACATTTTTGTGAGGCTTTGATTAGCACTCACTGAATCCACAAGTCGCATGAGAAAGGTGGGGGTAGAGGAACAGTCAGTTATGCATTCATCTCAAGCTCAataaatctgcattttacataggATAAAGTAAGCAGAgtagaggaagaagtcaaatatACATTTGTCTCCAAAGGGATGATTTCTAGTCATCTTTGGTCTTTGTCCGTATCTTGTCAGAGTGAAATTCAGCAGAACTCTGGGTTGGTGCAAAGATTTTGGGGCCTACGAGGAATTTCCTTGTGAGCAATTTGCAAGAGAGTCTACCTGCGTAGATAGGTGGCCTTCTATTTTGCAGCCATCTGTTTAGGAATAAAAGGAAGGCAGTTTTTGTGTGACTCAGTTCCTAAGCTTTACTTTTTCCTTTGACATGTGATTTTCCATTTCAGTTACTCGAAATCCCTATGTAATGAGTCTTCAGAATCTGATGAAAAAGTCAAAGGAATATATAGAAAGAGAACAATCTAGATGCAGGCTGAGAGGTAGTATGAAGAGAATTGTTAATGAGAGTCATAGTGACTCTCATGTGACATAGTTgagtttggggtcctgagatATTATTTCCCTTTCACAGTAGTATATAGTGTGTGGGTAGTAGATTTCATTTTGCAGATTATAATTACTGTCCATATTAAGTTTAAAACATGTATTGAGTAGCACTAATTTAACAATAAGAGATGGGTTTTTTACTTACTACGTATTTCCTGTGATTGAAATGAAAATGGCATATCATTCTTGGTCCATTGAGGGAAGATAAAATATACTACtaataaaattgttaaaagagCATGTATAATGTTGAACTGTAATGAATTAATTATTCAGATaggaaaattttatataatacaatTAGATTTCTGCTTCacttgtaaaacctaagattctatgatagatttttttcttgttgttatttAACTTGTCTAACTAAAGGCTCATTTTAGTGACGTATAAACAACATAGCTTCCGAATATCacaaatgtgaaatattttacgTAAGGAAATCATCTGTTTTACTTAAACCTGTGAACATGTTCATGGATTTCATAAATATGcatcctttttgttttattttggtccTGAGGCTGTGACTAAGTATGTCTTGTACTGTTGATTGCATAGTACCCGGAAACCTTTTtgcatcttttttgttttagtttggttCTGAGGTTGTGACTAAGTATGTCTTATTGTACTGTGTATTGCATAGTACCTGGAAACCATTACCTGTCTTGGGATTTGTAAGGTAAAATAGGAGAGCCATGTGGTCTAGAAAAAAACAAGCACattcaaaacaaccaaaaaatattgtaatattcagacttttttttttttttttttttttttttgagatggagtcgctctctgttgcccaggccggagtgcagtgacgtgatctcggctcactgcaagctccgcctcccagattcatgccattctcttgcttcagcctcctgagtagctgggactacaggtgcccaccaccaagcccagctaattttttgtatttttagtagagatggagtttcactgtgttagccaggatgatcttgatctcctgacctcatgatctgcctgccttggcctcccaaagtgctgggattacaggcgtgagccaccatgccccgccaatAGTCAGGCTTTTGATGTCTGTATTCATATGATAATACAATGATTTTTGCCAGTTTAATATACGGATGTATAATTACCTTTAGAAACTATCCtagttctctttttattcttttgcaaagTTGGATTATTTAGAtacaaaatatctatttttacattcattcattcattcattcatttatttttgagacaaagtttagTTAAACTTTGGAGTAAGCATGTGGGTGCAGGAGTCTTATTACTGAATCATTTTTGCTTAATCAATGTCCTGGACAAGTTAGTCTTTGTTAGAGAGGGAATCGTTTACGTAAGACATTtcattacttgctgtttattgCATATATTATTATCCTTGGATGATAGCTATCCTAGGAGGAACAGCTGGTAATGTTAATAACATATGACTAGAAGAAATTTAAGTGCTTCTATTCTAAGATTAAATTGCACAtggatatatgaatatatgtgtgtgtgtatacacatatatatgttcatatttgTATCAGATtagatgtttctttttataactCTTTTATAACTCTTTTAATAACTTAGGCAGGATGACCAGTAGGCATCTTTTCAATAATAATTTGAGCCCCCTGTGATACAGGATACCGTAGAAACCTGTCATCttagtttttctttatgttttgaaatgtcagaattctgaattttcaatttcaattttattttagaaaacagtgAAATCAGAGACTTTTTGTACAATGaggaaatattaatttttaaatttcctgtttCAGGTTAGAAAAGCACCTAATGCCAGTGATTTTGATCAGTGGGAGATGGAAACAGTTTACTCTAATTCAGAAGTCAGAAACTTGAATGTTCCTGCTACATTTCCAAATAGCTTTCCAAGCCATACGGAACACTCTACTGCAGCAAAGCTTGATAAGATAGCTGGGATTTTGCCATTGGATAATGAGGACCAATGTAAAACTAATGGAATAGACTTAGCTAGAGATTCAGAAGGATTTAATTCTCCGAAGCAATGTGATAGTTCCAATATTAGTCATGTAGAAAATGAAGCTTTTCCAAAGACCTCTTCAGCAACCCCACAAGAAACTCTTATTTCTGATGGTCTCTTCTCAGTAAATGAACAACAGGATCTACCACTTTTGGCAGAAGTCATCCCAGATCCCTATGTAATGAGTCTTCAGAATCTGATGAAAAAGTCAAAGGAATATATAGAAAGAGAACAATCTAGACGCAGTCTGAGAGGTAGTATGAACAGAATTGTTAATGAGAGTCATTTAGACAAAGAACATGATGCTGTTAAAGTGGCTGACTGTGTAAAAGAGAAAGCCCAGTTGACAGGCAAACACTGTGTCTCAGTTATTCCTGACAAACCAAGCCTTAATAAATCAAATGTTCTTCTCCAAGGTGCTTCCACTCAAGCAAGCAGCATGAGTATGCCAGTTTTAGCTAGCTTTTCGAAAGCGGACATACCTATACGAACTGGCCATCCCACTGTTCTAGAGTCTAATTCTGATTTTAAAGTTATTCCCACTTTTGTTACCGAAAATAATGTTATCAAAAGTCTTACAGGTTCATATGCCAAATTACCTAGTCCAGAGCCAAGTATGAGTCCTAAAATGCACCGAAGACGTTCCAGGACATCGTCAGCGTGTCATATACTTATAAATAACCCAATAAATGCCTGTGAATTAAGCCCTAAAGGAAAAGAACAGGCAATGGACTTAATTGTTCAAGATAGTGATGAAAACACAAATGTGCCCGAAATTATGCCAAAGTTACCAACTGATTTAGCGGGAGTTTGTTCAAGCAAGGTTTATGTGGGCAAAAATACATCTGAAGTCAAAGAAGATGTGGTTTTAGGTAAATCAAATCAGGTATGTCAATCTTCAGGaaatcatttagaaaataaagttactCATGGACTTGTTACTGTGGAAGGTCAGTTAACATCCGATGAGAGAGGCGCACACATAATGAACAGTACCTGTGCTGCAATGCCAAAGCTGCATGAACCATATGCCAGCAATCAGTGTATAGCAAGTCCAAACTTTGGAACTGTGAGTGGACTCAAGCCAGCCAGTATGTTAGAGAAAAACTGCAGTTTGCAAACGGAACTGAATAAGTCTTATGATGTAAAAAACCCTTCTCCTTTATTGATGCAAAACCAGAATACGAGACAGCAGATGGACACGCCTATGGTATCCTGTGGAAATGAACAATTTTTGGATAACAGTTTTGAGAAAGTTAAACGGAGACTTGATTTAGATATTGATGGTTTGCAAAAAGAAAACTGCCCTTATGTCATAACAAGTGGAATAACTGAACAAGAAAGGCAACATTTGCCAGAAAAAAGATACCCTAAGGGATCTGTCTTCGTTAACAAGAATAAAATGTTAGGAGCTAGTTCCAAAGGTAAGGAATCTTTGAAGCGTTTGATACCTTCTATGCAGATAATACCTTTATTTTAATACTCTTAAGTGACATTTTTGGGAAAAAAGTGGTCTTTATTCATATGGGCACTTAACTTTATCTTATTAGAAAGCATATAGTCAGCTACAGTTTATTGCCATTTGATAGACTTTCTTAAAgattttcttgagacaaggtctggctctgtcaccccagtttggagtgaagtggcatgacttcagctcactacaacctccgcctcctgggctcaagccatcctcccacctcatcctcccaagtagctgggactacaggctcatgccaccatgcccggctaatttttgtattttttgtactgtaGAGATCGAGTTTCCggcatgttgcccaagctggtctcaaactcatgagctcaagtgagcctcccgtctcagcctcccaaagctgtgggattacaggcgtgagccacgacacccagccgggattttcttttttgagacagtctggcactgttgcccaggctggagtgcagtggcacaaccttggctaactgcaacctccacctcccggttcaggcaattctcatgcctcagcctcatgagtagctgggattacaggcgtgagccatcatgcctggatgGATCTTCTTATTTAAATGATGAAGCTTTCATAGTCCACTTGGTATTATTGAGAATATTAATAATTGGAGGaaacagtcctttttttttttttttttgagacagtcttgctctgtcgccaggctggagtgcagtggcgggttctcacctcactgcaacttctgcttcctgggttcaattgattttcgtgtctcagcctccagagtagctgggattataggtgcttaCCAcctggcccagctaatttttatatttttagtagagatgtggtttcgccatgttggccaggctgctctcaagctcctggcctcaagcgatccacctgcctcagcctcccaaagtgctggaattacaggcgtgagccaccgcacccagccccaaacaGTCTTGCCTGAAACATCACTTTCAGTTTTAATTCACTGTATTGCTATGAGGTCTTTCTTTTGGACTATAGTTTCTAATGTTTATTTCagtttgctttttcatttgtaGTATGAGCTTCGTGTAATTGGCCCTTCAGTAAACACTTTAACATCAAATTATTAGACAAAGTATCAGAAATAAGGCTCTGAGTAGGTGGTTCAAGAACGGTTCTTTAGGCCGGCGCGGttgcttacgtctgtaatcccagcactttgggaggccgagatgggtggatcacttgaggtcaggagttcgagaccaaactgacaaacatggcgaaaccccgtctctactaaaaatacaaaaattagctgggcgtagtggtgcacatctttaatcccagctacttgggaggctgaggcaggagaattggatgaacccaggaggcggaggttgcagtgagccgagattgcaccattgcactccagcctgggtgacagagccagattccatctcaaaaaaaaaaaataataataataataaaggttcttaaaaattattatttcagtttttttctgttgTATCCATTAACAGCAATTTATTAAAGCACGTTTTTCTCCTTCATTACCCCTTACTTTGTTGTCATGGTTGATAATTCTTTATTACTGATATAGAAGACATACAAATCAAGTAAGTTAAGCTCTTAGGGCTTATGGGAAATACAGGGTTGGGTCAGACTGCTTAAAACctgtgcaactttttttttttcttaatttttttttttttttgagacagggtcttgctccgtcacccaggctagattgctgtggtgcgatctcagttcactgcaggcctgggttcaagcgattctcctgcctcagccttccaagtagctgagatttacaggcatgcgccaccatgcccagctgttatattttttgtggagacagggtttcaccatgttggccaagctggtctcgaactcctaggctcaggtgatcagccctccttggcctcccaaagtgctgagattacaggtttgagccaccagcCCTGGCCCATCCTGTGCAACTTTGTAAGAGCTCTAATAAAAACAACCACTGTTACCTGGGGAGCCAACTTGGATCCTCCAAGTAGATAGCATAGCAAGGCAAGAGGCTGCCTCAGTGAATATCAGAAGTACATAAGACCAACAGagtggaaatttcttttttttttttttttgagatggagtttcactcttgttgcccaggctggagtgcaatggtgcgatctcagctcactgcaacctccgcctcccaggttcaagcgattctcctgcttcagcctcccaagtagctgagattacaggcatgcgcttgtatttttttagtagagattgggtttcaccatgttggtcatgctggtctcgaactcctgacctcaagtgatccacctgccttggcctcccaaagtactgggattacagacgtgagccaccacacctggcccatactTGGTATTTGTACATTTCAACATGTCTTACCACATTCTATTTAGGAAGCTTGTATTGTCATAATGTTTTCTCTTAGTAACTAAAATATCTGGAATTTTAATGTCCAGTCCTTTTCGAAACCTCAAGCTAAGAAAGCTTTATACCATCAAGGAAACACTTTCTTTGAAAATCAAAACAAGGCAAAACTACAAGCTACAATACCAGAGATCCTGGAGGACAAGTGTCAAAAAAACAAATGGTGGTAGGATGCAGTTGAGGACCACATCTGAAAGTTAAGTAGAGTCAGGAGAATCTTGTCTGAATATATAGTCCTGGGTCTGTCATTTCAGATCAGGATGGGATCTGTTGAATGAGTGGGTAAAGGTGATGCAATACAGGTCTTACTTTATTGAGTAGCATGAAATAAAAGGAGTGTGGTTCGAAGTAGAGACCCAGCTATATCTTGATTGTATTATGTCAGATCCAGGAATACTCTCTTGTCAGAAGGATAATTTAAATTGATGGTATAAAATATCAGACATTAGACTTGTGAATTTTCTAAATTGAGGAAACATGTTTCTTTTCAGAAAGCGAGGAATTACTAAAAAGCAAGATGTTAGCTTTTGAAGAAATGCGGAAGAGACTAGAAGAACAGCACGCCCAGCAGTTATCACTACTCATAGCTGAGCAGGAAAGGGAACAAGAAAGACTGCAAAAGGTGAGGAATGTGGAGGGAGATACAACTGGTAAGTGAAATTTAGCCAAGGATACCTATGAATTTTGGTCATGTATAGAATATGTGTAATTTTTGCCTCCATATATCTTAAGGTAAGGGAGTCA
This sequence is a window from Gorilla gorilla gorilla isolate KB3781 chromosome 18, NHGRI_mGorGor1-v2.1_pri, whole genome shotgun sequence. Protein-coding genes within it:
- the CCP110 gene encoding centriolar coiled-coil protein of 110 kDa isoform X1, whose protein sequence is MEEYEKFCEKSLARIQEASLSTESFLPAQSESISLIRFHGVAILSPLLNIEKRKEMQQEKQKALDVEARKQVNRKKALLTRVQEILDNVQVRKAPNASDFDQWEMETVYSNSEVRNLNVPATFPNSFPSHTEHSTAAKLDKIAGILPLDNEDQCKTNGIDLARDSEGFNSPKQCDSSNISHVENEAFPKTSSATPQETLISDGLFSVNEQQDLPLLAEVIPDPYVMSLQNLMKKSKEYIEREQSRRSLRGSMNRIVNESHLDKEHDAVKVADCVKEKAQLTGKHCVSVIPDKPSLNKSNVLLQGASTQASSMSMPVLASFSKADIPIRTGHPTVLESNSDFKVIPTFVTENNVIKSLTGSYAKLPSPEPSMSPKMHRRRSRTSSACHILINNPINACELSPKGKEQAMDLIVQDSDENTNVPEIMPKLPTDLAGVCSSKVYVGKNTSEVKEDVVLGKSNQVCQSSGNHLENKVTHGLVTVEGQLTSDERGAHIMNSTCAAMPKLHEPYASNQCIASPNFGTVSGLKPASMLEKNCSLQTELNKSYDVKNPSPLLMQNQNTRQQMDTPMVSCGNEQFLDNSFEKVKRRLDLDIDGLQKENCPYVITSGITEQERQHLPEKRYPKGSVFVNKNKMLGASSKESEELLKSKMLAFEEMRKRLEEQHAQQLSLLIAEQEREQERLQKEIEEQEKMLKEKKAMTAEASELDINNAVELEWRKISDSSLLETMLSQADSLHTSNSNSSGFTNSALQYSFVSANEAPFYLWGSSTSGLTKLSVTRPFGRAKTRWSQVFSLEIQAKFNKITAVAKGFLTRRLMQTDKLKQLRQTVKDTMEFIRSFQSEAPLKRGIVSAQDASLQERVLAQLRAALYGIHDIFFVMDAAERMSILHHDREVRKEKMLRQMDKMKSPRVALSAATQKSLDRKKYMKAAEMGMPNKKFLVKQNPSETRVLQPNQGQNAPVHRLLSRQGTPKTSVKGVVQNRQKPSQSRVPNRVPVSESRSVAQAGVHWCDLGSLQSPPPGFKPFFCLSLPSSWNYRSICRKNPKKAAKCCDNLRRQHSLG
- the CCP110 gene encoding centriolar coiled-coil protein of 110 kDa isoform X6; translated protein: MEEYEKFCEKSLARIQEASLSTESFLPAQSESISLIRFHGVAILSPLLNIEKRKEMQQEKQKALDVEARKQVNRKKALLTRVQEILDNVQVRKAPNASDFDQWEMETVYSNSEVRNLNVPATFPNSFPSHTEHSTAAKLDKIAGILPLDNEDQCKTNGIDLARDSEGFNSPKQCDSSNISHVENEAFPKTSSATPQETLISDGLFSVNEQQDLPLLAEVIPDPYVMSLQNLMKKSKEYIEREQSRRSLRGSMNRIVNESHLDKEHDAVKVADCVKEKAQLTGKHCVSVIPDKPSLNKSNVLLQGASTQASSMSMPVLASFSKADIPIRTGHPTVLESNSDFKVIPTFVTENNVIKSLTGSYAKLPSPEPSMSPKMHRRRSRTSSACHILINNPINACELSPKGKEQAMDLIVQDSDENTNVPEIMPKLPTDLAGVCSSKVYVGKNTSEVKEDVVLGKSNQVCQSSGNHLENKVTHGLVTVEGQLTSDERGAHIMNSTCAAMPKLHEPYASNQCIASPNFGTVSGLKPASMLEKNCSLQTELNKSYDVKNPSPLLMQNQNTRQQMDTPMVSCGNEQFLDNSFEKVKRRLDLDIDGLQKENCPYVITSGITEQERQHLPEKRYPKGSVFVNKNKMLGASSKESEELLKSKMLAFEEMRKRLEEQHAQQLSLLIAEQEREQERLQKEIEEQEKMLKEKKAMTAEASELDINNAVELEWRKISDSSLLETMLSQADSLHTSNSNSSGFTNSALQYSFVSANEAPFYLWGSSTSGLTKLSVTRPFGRAKTRWSQVFSLEIQAKFNKITAVAKGFLTRRLMQTDKLKQLRQTVKDTMEFIRSFQSEAPLKRGIVSAQDASLQERVLAQLRAALYGIHDIFFVMDAAERMSILHHDREVRKEKMLRQMDKMKSPRVALSAATQKSLDRKKYMKAAEMGMPNKKFLVKQNPSETRSICRKNPKKAAKCCDNLRRQHSLG
- the CCP110 gene encoding centriolar coiled-coil protein of 110 kDa isoform X5, with protein sequence MEEYEKFCEKSLARIQEASLSTESFLPAQSESISLIRFHGVAILSPLLNIEKRKEMQQEKQKALDVEARKQVNRKKALLTRVQEILDNVQVRKAPNASDFDQWEMETVYSNSEVRNLNVPATFPNSFPSHTEHSTAAKLDKIAGILPLDNEDQCKTNGIDLARDSEGFNSPKQCDSSNISHVENEAFPKTSSATPQETLISDGLFSVNEQQDLPLLAEVIPDPYVMSLQNLMKKSKEYIEREQSRRSLRGSMNRIVNESHLDKEHDAVKVADCVKEKAQLTGKHCVSVIPDKPSLNKSNVLLQGASTQASSMSMPVLASFSKADIPIRTGHPTVLESNSDFKVIPTFVTENNVIKSLTGSYAKLPSPEPSMSPKMHRRRSRTSSACHILINNPINACELSPKGKEQAMDLIVQDSDENTNVPEIMPKLPTDLAGVCSSKVYVGKNTSEVKEDVVLGKSNQVCQSSGNHLENKVTHGLVTVEGQLTSDERGAHIMNSTCAAMPKLHEPYASNQCIASPNFGTVSGLKPASMLEKNCSLQTELNKSYDVKNPSPLLMQNQNTRQQMDTPMVSCGNEQFLDNSFEKVKRRLDLDIDGLQKENCPYVITSGITEQERQHLPEKRYPKGSVFVNKNKMLGASSKESEELLKSKMLAFEEMRKRLEEQHAQQLSLLIAEQEREQERLQKEIEEQEKMLKEKKAMTAEASELDINNAVELEWRKISDSSLLETMLSQADSLHTSNSNSSGFTNSALQYSFVSANEAPFYLWGSSTSGLTKLSVTRPFGRAKTRWSQVFSLEIQAKFNKITAVAKGFLTRRLMQTDKLKQLRQTVKLRAALYGIHDIFFVMDAAERMSILHHDREVRKEKMLRQMDKMKSPRVALSAATQKSLDRKKYMKAAEMGMPNKKFLVKQNPSETRVLQPNQGQNAPVHRLLSRQGTPKTSVKGVVQNRQKPSQSRVPNRVPVSGVYAGKIQRKRPNVATI
- the CCP110 gene encoding centriolar coiled-coil protein of 110 kDa isoform X7 — encoded protein: MEEYEKFCEKSLARIQEASLSTESFLPAQSESISLIRFHGVAILSPLLNIEKRKEMQQEKQKALDVEARKQVNRKKALLTRVQEILDNVQVRKAPNASDFDQWEMETVYSNSEVRNLNVPATFPNSFPSHTEHSTAAKLDKIAGILPLDNEDQCKTNGIDLARDSEGFNSPKQCDSSNISHVENEAFPKTSSATPQETLISDGLFSVNEQQDLPLLAEVIPDPYVMSLQNLMKKSKEYIEREQSRRSLRGSMNRIVNESHLDKEHDAVKVADCVKEKAQLTGKHCVSVIPDKPSLNKSNVLLQGASTQASSMSMPVLASFSKADIPIRTGHPTVLESNSDFKVIPTFVTENNVIKSLTGSYAKLPSPEPSMSPKMHRRRSRTSSACHILINNPINACELSPKGKEQAMDLIVQDSDENTNVPEIMPKLPTDLAGVCSSKVYVGKNTSEVKEDVVLGKSNQVCQSSGNHLENKVTHGLVTVEGQLTSDERGAHIMNSTCAAMPKLHEPYASNQCIASPNFGTVSGLKPASMLEKNCSLQTELNKSYDVKNPSPLLMQNQNTRQQMDTPMVSCGNEQFLDNSFEKVKRRLDLDIDGLQKENCPYVITSGITEQERQHLPEKRYPKGSVFVNKNKMLGASSKESEELLKSKMLAFEEMRKRLEEQHAQQLSLLIAEQEREQERLQKEIEEQEKMLKEKKAMTAEASELDINNAVELEWRKISDSSLLETMLSQADSLHTSNSNSSGFTNSALQYSFVSANEAPFYLWGSSTSGLTKLSVTRPFGRAKTRWSQVFSLEIQAKFNKITAVAKGFLTRRLMQTDKLKQLRQTVKLRAALYGIHDIFFVMDAAERMSILHHDREVRKEKMLRQMDKMKSPRVALSAATQKSLDRKKYMKAAEMGMPNKKFLVKQNPSETRVLQPNQGQNAPVHRLLSRQGSICRKNPKKAAKCCDNLRRQHSLG
- the CCP110 gene encoding centriolar coiled-coil protein of 110 kDa isoform X3, producing the protein MEEYEKFCEKSLARIQEASLSTESFLPAQSESISLIRFHGVAILSPLLNIEKRKEMQQEKQKALDVEARKQVNRKKALLTRVQEILDNVQVRKAPNASDFDQWEMETVYSNSEVRNLNVPATFPNSFPSHTEHSTAAKLDKIAGILPLDNEDQCKTNGIDLARDSEGFNSPKQCDSSNISHVENEAFPKTSSATPQETLISDGLFSVNEQQDLPLLAEVIPDPYVMSLQNLMKKSKEYIEREQSRRSLRGSMNRIVNESHLDKEHDAVKVADCVKEKAQLTGKHCVSVIPDKPSLNKSNVLLQGASTQASSMSMPVLASFSKADIPIRTGHPTVLESNSDFKVIPTFVTENNVIKSLTGSYAKLPSPEPSMSPKMHRRRSRTSSACHILINNPINACELSPKGKEQAMDLIVQDSDENTNVPEIMPKLPTDLAGVCSSKVYVGKNTSEVKEDVVLGKSNQVCQSSGNHLENKVTHGLVTVEGQLTSDERGAHIMNSTCAAMPKLHEPYASNQCIASPNFGTVSGLKPASMLEKNCSLQTELNKSYDVKNPSPLLMQNQNTRQQMDTPMVSCGNEQFLDNSFEKVKRRLDLDIDGLQKENCPYVITSGITEQERQHLPEKRYPKGSVFVNKNKMLGASSKESEELLKSKMLAFEEMRKRLEEQHAQQLSLLIAEQEREQERLQKEIEEQEKMLKEKKAMTAEASELDINNAVELEWRKISDSSLLETMLSQADSLHTSNSNSSGFTNSALQYSFVSANEAPFYLWGSSTSGLTKLSVTRPFGRAKTRWSQVFSLEIQAKFNKITAVAKGFLTRRLMQTDKLKQLRQTVKDTMEFIRSFQSEAPLKRGIVSAQDASLQERVLAQLRAALYGIHDIFFVMDAAERMSILHHDREVRKEKMLRQMDKMKSPRVALSAATQKSLDRKKYMKAAEMGMPNKKFLVKQNPSETRVLQPNQGQNAPVHRLLSRQGTPKTSVKGVVQNRQKPSQSRVPNRVPVSGVYAGKIQRKRPNVATI
- the CCP110 gene encoding centriolar coiled-coil protein of 110 kDa isoform X4 — translated: MEEYEKFCEKSLARIQEASLSTESFLPAQSESISLIRFHGVAILSPLLNIEKRKEMQQEKQKALDVEARKQVNRKKALLTRVQEILDNVQVRKAPNASDFDQWEMETVYSNSEVRNLNVPATFPNSFPSHTEHSTAAKLDKIAGILPLDNEDQCKTNGIDLARDSEGFNSPKQCDSSNISHVENEAFPKTSSATPQETLISDGLFSVNEQQDLPLLAEVIPDPYVMSLQNLMKKSKEYIEREQSRRSLRGSMNRIVNESHLDKEHDAVKVADCVKEKAQLTGKHCVSVIPDKPSLNKSNVLLQGASTQASSMSMPVLASFSKADIPIRTGHPTVLESNSDFKVIPTFVTENNVIKSLTGSYAKLPSPEPSMSPKMHRRRSRTSSACHILINNPINACELSPKGKEQAMDLIVQDSDENTNVPEIMPKLPTDLAGVCSSKVYVGKNTSEVKEDVVLGKSNQVCQSSGNHLENKVTHGLVTVEGQLTSDERGAHIMNSTCAAMPKLHEPYASNQCIASPNFGTVSGLKPASMLEKNCSLQTELNKSYDVKNPSPLLMQNQNTRQQMDTPMVSCGNEQFLDNSFEKVKRRLDLDIDGLQKENCPYVITSGITEQERQHLPEKRYPKGSVFVNKNKMLGASSKESEELLKSKMLAFEEMRKRLEEQHAQQLSLLIAEQEREQERLQKEIEEQEKMLKEKKAMTAEASELDINNAVELEWRKISDSSLLETMLSQADSLHTSNSNSSGFTNSALQYSFVSANEAPFYLWGSSTSGLTKLSVTRPFGRAKTRWSQVFSLEIQAKFNKITAVAKGFLTRRLMQTDKLKQLRQTVKDTMEFIRSFQSEAPLKRGIVSAQDASLQERVLAQLRAALYGIHDIFFVMDAAERMSILHHDREVRKEKMLRQMDKMKSPRVALSAATQKSLDRKKYMKAAEMGMPNKKFLVKQNPSETRVLQPNQGQNAPVHRLLSRQGSICRKNPKKAAKCCDNLRRQHSLG
- the CCP110 gene encoding centriolar coiled-coil protein of 110 kDa isoform X2: MEEYEKFCEKSLARIQEASLSTESFLPAQSESISLIRFHGVAILSPLLNIEKRKEMQQEKQKALDVEARKQVNRKKALLTRVQEILDNVQVRKAPNASDFDQWEMETVYSNSEVRNLNVPATFPNSFPSHTEHSTAAKLDKIAGILPLDNEDQCKTNGIDLARDSEGFNSPKQCDSSNISHVENEAFPKTSSATPQETLISDGLFSVNEQQDLPLLAEVIPDPYVMSLQNLMKKSKEYIEREQSRRSLRGSMNRIVNESHLDKEHDAVKVADCVKEKAQLTGKHCVSVIPDKPSLNKSNVLLQGASTQASSMSMPVLASFSKADIPIRTGHPTVLESNSDFKVIPTFVTENNVIKSLTGSYAKLPSPEPSMSPKMHRRRSRTSSACHILINNPINACELSPKGKEQAMDLIVQDSDENTNVPEIMPKLPTDLAGVCSSKVYVGKNTSEVKEDVVLGKSNQVCQSSGNHLENKVTHGLVTVEGQLTSDERGAHIMNSTCAAMPKLHEPYASNQCIASPNFGTVSGLKPASMLEKNCSLQTELNKSYDVKNPSPLLMQNQNTRQQMDTPMVSCGNEQFLDNSFEKVKRRLDLDIDGLQKENCPYVITSGITEQERQHLPEKRYPKGSVFVNKNKMLGASSKESEELLKSKMLAFEEMRKRLEEQHAQQLSLLIAEQEREQERLQKEIEEQEKMLKEKKAMTAEASELDINNAVELEWRKISDSSLLETMLSQADSLHTSNSNSSGFTNSALQYSFVSANEAPFYLWGSSTSGLTKLSVTRPFGRAKTRWSQVFSLEIQAKFNKITAVAKGFLTRRLMQTDKLKQLRQTVKLRAALYGIHDIFFVMDAAERMSILHHDREVRKEKMLRQMDKMKSPRVALSAATQKSLDRKKYMKAAEMGMPNKKFLVKQNPSETRVLQPNQGQNAPVHRLLSRQGTPKTSVKGVVQNRQKPSQSRVPNRVPVSESRSVAQAGVHWCDLGSLQSPPPGFKPFFCLSLPSSWNYRSICRKNPKKAAKCCDNLRRQHSLG